One genomic window of Cupriavidus malaysiensis includes the following:
- a CDS encoding Bug family tripartite tricarboxylate transporter substrate binding protein translates to MTRTRHPWPLSAFLPLLSLPLLSRRLAAPAALALGALALGLPGAASAAGDNWPGQPLRWIVPYPAGGGTDVVARALGQAISPALGQPVVVDNRPGAATIVGADAVAHSKPDGYTLLTADTGTLAANPSLYKKLPYSADKDFAHVSLVARFPLVLVTSPGFPAHTLKDIVAYAQQHPGKVNFASPGAGSPHHLAMELFMDQTHTKMTHVPYKGAAPAVQDLMAGQVDLMFVDLASGQQNVLAGKLRPVAVATPRRLGVLPNVPTVAESGVAGTADFQAYAWQGVVVPAGTPRPVVARLNAELVKALKSPEVQKRFEGIGVEPVSSTPEEFAQYARSEAERWGKLIKAKGITVD, encoded by the coding sequence ATGACGCGCACGCGCCACCCCTGGCCTTTGTCCGCTTTCCTTCCCTTGCTGTCCCTTCCGTTGCTGTCGCGGCGCCTGGCCGCACCGGCCGCGCTGGCCCTGGGCGCGCTCGCGCTGGGCCTGCCGGGCGCGGCCAGCGCCGCCGGCGACAACTGGCCCGGCCAGCCGCTGCGCTGGATCGTGCCCTACCCCGCCGGCGGCGGCACCGACGTGGTGGCACGCGCGCTGGGCCAGGCCATCAGCCCGGCGCTGGGCCAGCCGGTGGTGGTCGACAACCGCCCGGGCGCGGCCACCATCGTCGGCGCCGATGCCGTCGCCCACAGCAAGCCCGACGGCTACACGCTGCTGACCGCCGACACCGGCACCCTGGCCGCCAACCCGTCGCTGTACAAAAAGCTGCCCTACAGCGCCGACAAGGACTTCGCCCACGTCAGCCTGGTGGCGCGCTTCCCGCTGGTGCTGGTGACCTCGCCCGGCTTCCCCGCGCACACGCTCAAGGACATCGTGGCCTATGCGCAGCAGCATCCCGGCAAGGTCAACTTCGCCTCGCCCGGTGCGGGCTCGCCGCACCACCTGGCCATGGAGCTGTTCATGGACCAGACCCATACGAAGATGACCCACGTGCCGTACAAGGGCGCCGCCCCGGCGGTGCAGGACCTGATGGCCGGCCAGGTCGACCTGATGTTCGTCGACCTCGCCTCGGGGCAGCAGAACGTGCTGGCCGGCAAGCTGCGTCCGGTGGCGGTGGCCACGCCGCGCCGCCTGGGCGTGCTGCCCAATGTGCCGACCGTCGCCGAAAGCGGCGTGGCCGGCACGGCCGACTTCCAGGCCTACGCCTGGCAGGGCGTGGTGGTGCCGGCTGGCACGCCGCGCCCGGTGGTGGCGCGGCTCAATGCCGAGCTGGTCAAGGCGCTGAAGAGCCCCGAGGTGCAGAAGCGCTTCGAGGGCATCGGCGTGGAGCCGGTGTCGAGCACGCCGGAGGAATTCGCCCAGTACGCGCGCAGCGAGGCCGAGCGCTGGGGCAAGCTGATCAAGGCCAAGGGCATCACGGTAGACTAG
- a CDS encoding IclR family transcriptional regulator, translating into MSEIEDDDSKLRSGIQSIEVGFKLLQALALSPRAMMLRDLAAAADMNPAKAHRYLVSFQRLGLVAQDPVSGRYDLGPFALQLGLAGLNRLDPVKKARPILSQLRDDTDLTVGIAVWGNHGPTIVHWEESSHPVTVSLRLGDVMPMLNSATGRLFGAFLPKQQTLPLVERELAARGQDDIPDMPRTMAAYEAICSEVREHGAALTRGGVLPGINAFSMPVFDANGHVAMALIALGAQSVFDADWGGAVDRRMRAIASQLSSELGYLGADARAGQDGHS; encoded by the coding sequence ATGAGTGAAATCGAAGACGACGACTCCAAGCTGCGTTCCGGCATCCAGTCCATCGAGGTCGGGTTCAAGCTGCTGCAGGCCCTGGCCTTGTCGCCGCGCGCCATGATGCTGCGCGACCTCGCCGCCGCCGCCGACATGAACCCCGCCAAGGCCCACCGCTACCTGGTCAGTTTCCAGCGCCTCGGCCTGGTGGCGCAGGATCCGGTCAGCGGGCGCTACGACCTCGGGCCCTTCGCCCTGCAGCTGGGGCTGGCCGGGCTGAACCGGCTCGACCCGGTCAAGAAGGCGCGCCCCATCCTGTCCCAGCTGCGCGATGACACCGACCTGACCGTCGGCATCGCGGTCTGGGGCAATCACGGGCCGACCATCGTGCACTGGGAGGAGTCCAGCCATCCGGTCACGGTCAGCCTGCGCCTGGGCGATGTGATGCCCATGCTCAACTCGGCCACCGGGCGCCTGTTCGGCGCCTTCCTGCCGAAACAACAGACGCTGCCGCTGGTCGAACGGGAACTGGCCGCGCGCGGGCAGGACGATATCCCCGACATGCCGCGCACGATGGCTGCCTACGAGGCGATCTGCAGCGAGGTGCGCGAGCACGGCGCGGCGCTGACCCGCGGTGGCGTGCTGCCGGGCATCAATGCCTTTTCGATGCCGGTGTTCGACGCCAACGGCCATGTCGCCATGGCCCTGATCGCGCTGGGCGCGCAAAGCGTGTTCGACGCCGACTGGGGCGGGGCGGTCGATCGCCGCATGCGCGCGATCGCCAGCCAGCTTTCCTCGGAACTTGGCTACCTTGGCGCAGACGCCCGGGCCGGGCAAGACGGCCACTCCTGA
- a CDS encoding alpha/beta fold hydrolase, whose amino-acid sequence MSAESTVQPLRRVPVDDIELQVRVDGSDGPWVVMVHALGANHTLWDAAARHLAPRYRVARLDLRGHGGSSAPIGAYSMLRLADDVAAAMDALQIPQAHYVGISLGGMIGQVMGVRHPERLLSLTLADTVDRTPLEAHPMWHERIGQAEAHGMAGLVEATLARWLTPEFRAAQPEESERIRAMILDTPVHGYVGAALAILAFDMASAIHRIQCPALVVVGDQDAGSPLPGARAMAAAIPGARLEVLPQAAHLAPIERAERFHALLDAFLGHSACGAQCDIP is encoded by the coding sequence ATGAGCGCCGAATCCACTGTCCAGCCGCTGCGCCGCGTGCCGGTCGACGACATCGAGTTGCAGGTCCGCGTCGATGGCAGCGACGGTCCCTGGGTCGTGATGGTCCATGCCCTGGGCGCCAACCATACCTTGTGGGACGCTGCCGCCCGCCACCTGGCGCCGCGTTATCGCGTGGCGCGCCTCGACCTGCGCGGCCACGGCGGCAGCAGCGCGCCGATCGGCGCCTATTCGATGCTGCGTCTTGCCGATGATGTCGCCGCCGCGATGGATGCCCTCCAGATCCCGCAGGCGCACTACGTCGGCATTTCCCTGGGCGGCATGATCGGCCAGGTGATGGGGGTGCGCCATCCGGAGCGCCTGCTCTCGCTGACGCTGGCCGACACGGTCGACCGCACGCCGCTGGAGGCACACCCGATGTGGCACGAGCGCATCGGCCAGGCCGAGGCGCATGGCATGGCGGGCCTGGTCGAGGCGACGCTGGCGCGCTGGCTGACGCCGGAGTTCCGCGCCGCGCAGCCCGAGGAGAGCGAGCGCATCCGGGCCATGATCCTGGACACGCCGGTGCACGGCTACGTCGGCGCCGCGCTGGCCATCCTGGCCTTCGACATGGCGAGCGCCATCCATCGCATCCAATGTCCGGCGCTGGTGGTGGTGGGTGACCAGGATGCCGGTTCGCCGCTGCCTGGCGCGCGGGCCATGGCCGCGGCGATTCCCGGCGCCCGGCTCGAAGTGCTGCCGCAGGCCGCGCACTTGGCGCCGATCGAGCGCGCCGAGCGCTTTCATGCGCTGCTGGACGCATTTCTCGGCCATTCCGCCTGCGGCGCGCAATGCGACATTCCGTGA
- a CDS encoding DUF3108 domain-containing protein, whose translation MAQTPGPGKTATPDGFPRRRLRWVAVLVLVLAAHALVLLGLVHIPGPLVPLPATDVPALEAILLPPPAPPQPPQPQQQPARPAPRPAPRPAPRPAPVPRQAPEAAPAPPVATVPAGETETASAGGTSGTAPAATEAAEPTPPAPPAPAPAPAVHYVVPPPVTLHYASYVNGVRNPDGLIRWQQDGGRYQLAVETRVLWFRFAFHSAGALGPAGLVPQRYEESRRGRVETAQFDPAAGTVTFVPGNRQVPLPAGAQDRFSVFLQMVGLVRGNPRRYAVPGVTERFQVADTRDIEPMQVQYVGEEEVETGQGFLRAKHFVRLPRRADDRRRVEIWLAEPLGWMPVQLRQTEPDGTQIDLIYRGSEAAAGGA comes from the coding sequence TTGGCGCAGACGCCCGGGCCGGGCAAGACGGCCACTCCTGACGGTTTCCCCCGGCGCCGGCTGCGCTGGGTGGCGGTGCTCGTGCTGGTGCTGGCCGCGCACGCGCTGGTGCTGCTCGGCCTGGTCCACATACCAGGGCCGCTGGTTCCATTGCCCGCGACCGACGTGCCGGCACTCGAGGCCATCCTGCTGCCGCCGCCCGCGCCGCCGCAGCCGCCGCAGCCCCAGCAGCAGCCCGCGCGGCCTGCCCCCCGGCCCGCGCCCAGGCCGGCGCCGCGTCCGGCACCGGTGCCGCGCCAGGCGCCCGAGGCGGCGCCCGCGCCGCCCGTGGCCACGGTGCCCGCGGGTGAGACCGAGACGGCCAGCGCCGGGGGCACCAGCGGCACCGCGCCGGCCGCTACCGAGGCCGCCGAGCCCACCCCCCCGGCACCGCCGGCGCCAGCGCCGGCCCCTGCGGTGCACTACGTCGTGCCGCCCCCGGTCACGCTGCACTACGCCAGCTATGTCAATGGCGTGCGCAACCCGGACGGCCTGATCCGCTGGCAGCAGGACGGCGGCCGCTACCAGCTCGCGGTGGAGACGCGCGTGCTGTGGTTCCGTTTCGCTTTCCACAGCGCCGGGGCGCTGGGGCCGGCCGGACTGGTGCCGCAGCGCTACGAGGAGAGCCGGCGCGGCCGTGTGGAAACCGCGCAGTTCGACCCCGCCGCCGGCACCGTGACCTTCGTCCCCGGCAATCGGCAGGTGCCGCTGCCGGCCGGTGCGCAGGACCGCTTCAGCGTGTTCCTGCAGATGGTCGGCCTGGTGCGAGGCAATCCCCGGCGCTATGCCGTGCCGGGCGTCACCGAGCGCTTCCAGGTGGCGGATACCCGCGACATCGAGCCGATGCAGGTACAGTATGTGGGCGAGGAGGAAGTCGAAACCGGCCAGGGTTTCCTGCGCGCCAAGCACTTCGTGCGCCTGCCGCGCCGGGCCGACGACCGCCGCCGCGTCGAGATCTGGCTGGCCGAGCCGCTCGGCTGGATGCCGGTCCAGCTGCGCCAGACCGAGCCGGACGGCACACAGATCGACCTGATCTACCGCGGCAGCGAGGCTGCCGCCGGCGGCGCCTGA
- a CDS encoding homocysteine S-methyltransferase family protein has protein sequence MSAPSPSAARPADRAASTRAYTRAADLPRLLRERILILDGAMGTMIQRYKLGEAEYRGERFADHAVDVKGNNELLLLTRPQVISEIHEQYLAAGADLIETNTFGATRVAQEDYKMAELAYEMNVEAARLARAACDKYSTPDKPRFVAGAFGPTPKTASISPDVNDPGARNVTFEELRASYYEQGKALLEGGADVFLVETIFDTLNAKAALFAIDQLFEDSGERVPVMISGTVTDASGRILSGQTVEAFWNSLRHARPITFGLNCALGATLMRPYIAELAKVCDTAVSCYPNAGLPNPMSDTGFDETPDVTSALVDEFAASGLVNLVGGCCGTTPEHIAAIAQRVAGRAPRAWPGQYRDADQRDAA, from the coding sequence ATGAGCGCCCCCTCTCCTTCCGCCGCCCGTCCCGCCGACCGTGCCGCCAGCACGCGCGCCTATACCCGGGCCGCCGACCTGCCCCGCCTGCTGCGCGAGCGCATCCTGATCCTGGACGGCGCCATGGGCACCATGATCCAGCGCTACAAGCTGGGCGAGGCCGAGTACCGCGGCGAGCGCTTCGCCGACCATGCGGTCGACGTCAAGGGCAACAACGAACTGCTGCTGCTGACGCGCCCGCAGGTGATCAGCGAGATCCACGAGCAATACCTGGCGGCGGGCGCCGACCTGATCGAGACCAATACCTTCGGCGCGACCCGGGTGGCGCAGGAAGACTACAAGATGGCCGAGCTGGCCTACGAGATGAACGTCGAGGCGGCACGCCTGGCGCGCGCGGCCTGCGACAAGTACAGCACGCCGGACAAGCCGCGCTTTGTCGCCGGTGCCTTCGGCCCGACGCCCAAGACCGCCAGCATCTCGCCCGACGTCAATGATCCGGGTGCGCGCAATGTCACTTTCGAGGAGCTGCGCGCGTCCTACTACGAACAGGGCAAGGCCCTGCTGGAGGGCGGCGCCGACGTGTTCCTGGTCGAGACCATTTTCGACACCCTGAACGCCAAGGCGGCGTTGTTCGCCATCGACCAGCTGTTCGAGGACAGCGGCGAGCGCGTGCCGGTGATGATCTCCGGCACGGTGACCGATGCCTCCGGCCGCATCCTGTCCGGCCAGACCGTGGAGGCATTCTGGAACAGCCTGCGCCACGCGCGGCCGATCACCTTCGGGCTGAACTGCGCGCTCGGCGCCACGCTGATGCGTCCCTATATCGCCGAGCTGGCCAAGGTGTGCGATACGGCCGTCTCGTGCTACCCGAACGCCGGCCTGCCCAACCCGATGAGCGACACCGGCTTCGACGAGACGCCCGACGTCACTTCGGCCCTGGTCGACGAGTTCGCCGCGTCCGGCCTGGTCAACCTGGTGGGCGGCTGCTGCGGCACCACGCCCGAGCACATCGCCGCCATCGCGCAGCGCGTGGCCGGCAGGGCGCCGCGCGCCTGGCCCGGCCAGTACCGCGACGCCGACCAGCGCGACGCCGCCTGA
- a CDS encoding rhodanese-like domain-containing protein — protein sequence MQHLSPADAQSLLAGNPDALFIDCRSEMEYLFVGHPTGAHNVPWNDGPDWEVNPHFVQAVKKLAGHVSARPVLLICRSGNRSTAAARALEGAGFASVYNVLHGFEGDLDTQRHRNTINGWRHDGLPWEQY from the coding sequence ATGCAACACCTCAGCCCCGCGGACGCCCAGTCCCTGCTGGCGGGCAACCCCGACGCCCTGTTCATCGACTGCCGCAGCGAGATGGAATACCTGTTCGTGGGCCACCCCACGGGCGCCCACAACGTGCCCTGGAACGACGGCCCGGACTGGGAGGTCAACCCGCATTTCGTGCAGGCGGTGAAGAAACTGGCCGGCCACGTGTCGGCCCGCCCGGTGCTGCTGATCTGCCGCAGCGGCAACCGCTCGACGGCCGCGGCGCGCGCGCTGGAGGGCGCCGGCTTCGCCAGCGTCTATAACGTGCTGCACGGCTTCGAGGGCGACCTCGACACCCAGCGCCACCGCAACACGATCAACGGCTGGCGCCACGACGGCCTGCCCTGGGAACAGTACTGA
- a CDS encoding PhaM family polyhydroxyalkanoate granule multifunctional regulatory protein: MFGQIPDFTNGFEFLRKLWGNASGLPGGLMPGLQAMTPPMDLDELDKRIHDLKAVESWLQLNTNLLRTTIQGLEVQRATLVALQTFGSALSPEAMQNAMENVARAATAPSAAPPEHASRDEAPVFRSASRPEPAPEPDAPAPDSEAGARPGAAGAHQGNGAAHGEAPPNAGIWWDMLQHQFNQIASSAAAASLAPFGNLAAFGTAPASGAGEAGKGDDGAGKAAGDTGKAKPAAKATGGTAARKPAAKRPAARKSAAKPAGGKAGGKA; the protein is encoded by the coding sequence ATGTTCGGACAGATTCCCGATTTCACCAACGGCTTCGAGTTCCTGCGCAAGCTCTGGGGCAACGCCAGCGGCCTGCCCGGCGGCCTGATGCCCGGCCTGCAGGCCATGACGCCGCCGATGGACCTCGACGAGCTCGACAAACGCATCCACGACCTGAAGGCCGTGGAAAGCTGGCTGCAGCTCAACACCAACCTGCTGCGCACCACCATCCAGGGCCTCGAAGTGCAACGCGCGACACTGGTCGCGCTGCAGACCTTCGGCAGCGCGCTGTCGCCCGAAGCCATGCAGAACGCCATGGAAAACGTAGCGCGCGCGGCCACTGCGCCGAGCGCCGCACCGCCCGAGCACGCCAGCCGGGACGAGGCGCCCGTCTTCCGCAGCGCAAGCCGGCCGGAGCCCGCTCCCGAGCCCGACGCCCCGGCGCCTGACAGCGAAGCCGGCGCCCGTCCCGGCGCGGCCGGCGCCCATCAGGGCAACGGCGCCGCCCACGGCGAGGCGCCGCCCAACGCCGGCATCTGGTGGGACATGCTGCAGCACCAGTTCAACCAGATCGCCAGCAGCGCCGCGGCCGCCAGCCTGGCGCCGTTCGGCAACCTGGCGGCCTTCGGGACCGCGCCGGCATCCGGCGCGGGCGAGGCGGGCAAGGGGGACGATGGGGCCGGCAAGGCCGCCGGCGACACCGGCAAGGCCAAGCCCGCCGCCAAGGCCACCGGCGGCACCGCCGCGCGCAAGCCGGCGGCCAAGCGCCCGGCCGCCAGGAAAAGCGCCGCCAAGCCTGCCGGCGGCAAGGCCGGAGGCAAGGCCTGA
- a CDS encoding fumarylacetoacetate hydrolase family protein, which yields MKLATLKDGSRDGQLAVVSRDLKTAHYATDIASRLQTALDDWQFYAPQLQDLYDALNAGRARHPFPFEPAHCMAPLPRAYQWADGSAYVNHVELVRKARGAEMPPEFWTDPLMYQGGSDDFLGPEDDIVCASEAWGIDFEAEVAVITGDVRMGATPEQAAESIRLLVLANDVSLRNLIPAELGKGFGFFQSKPATAFSPVAVTPDELGGAWRERKVHRPMTVWWNSKKVGAPDCGTDMVFDFGQLIAHICKTRNVRAGSIVGSGTISNVDRSKGYCCIAEKRMLEIIDGGKPVTDFMKFGDAVKIEMFDAEGASIFGAIDQAVAQG from the coding sequence ATGAAACTTGCCACCCTCAAGGACGGGTCCCGCGACGGCCAGCTGGCCGTCGTCTCGCGCGACCTGAAGACTGCCCACTACGCCACCGACATCGCCAGCCGCCTGCAGACCGCGCTCGACGACTGGCAGTTCTACGCGCCGCAGCTGCAGGACCTGTACGACGCCCTCAATGCCGGCCGCGCGCGCCATCCCTTCCCCTTCGAGCCGGCCCACTGCATGGCGCCGCTGCCGCGCGCCTACCAGTGGGCCGACGGCTCCGCCTACGTCAACCACGTGGAGCTGGTGCGCAAGGCGCGCGGCGCGGAGATGCCGCCCGAGTTCTGGACCGACCCGCTGATGTACCAGGGCGGCTCCGACGATTTCCTCGGCCCCGAGGACGACATCGTCTGTGCGAGCGAGGCCTGGGGCATCGACTTCGAGGCCGAGGTCGCGGTCATCACCGGCGACGTGCGCATGGGCGCCACGCCCGAGCAGGCTGCCGAATCGATCCGCCTGCTGGTGCTGGCCAACGACGTTTCGCTGCGCAACCTGATCCCCGCGGAACTGGGCAAGGGCTTCGGCTTCTTCCAGAGCAAGCCCGCCACCGCCTTCTCGCCGGTGGCGGTGACGCCCGACGAACTGGGCGGGGCCTGGCGCGAGCGCAAGGTGCACCGGCCCATGACGGTGTGGTGGAACAGCAAGAAGGTGGGCGCGCCGGACTGCGGCACCGATATGGTGTTCGATTTCGGCCAGCTGATCGCACATATCTGCAAGACGCGCAATGTGCGCGCCGGCAGCATCGTCGGTTCCGGCACCATCTCCAACGTCGACCGCAGCAAGGGCTATTGCTGCATCGCCGAAAAGCGCATGCTCGAGATCATCGACGGCGGCAAGCCGGTCACCGACTTCATGAAGTTCGGCGACGCGGTCAAGATCGAGATGTTCGATGCCGAGGGCGCTTCCATCTTCGGCGCGATCGACCAGGCGGTGGCGCAGGGCTGA
- a CDS encoding DUF3567 domain-containing protein, protein MQMIYNSDNYCVVEFGADVEHAPLASGGYEIVDKNLKREIFLGGSLAEHFRADVKRLIESEPSVEEVDDFLAKFDTVMTHPLVMH, encoded by the coding sequence ATGCAAATGATCTACAACAGCGACAACTATTGTGTTGTCGAGTTTGGTGCGGACGTCGAGCATGCGCCTCTCGCCTCGGGCGGCTACGAGATCGTCGACAAGAACCTGAAACGCGAGATCTTTCTCGGCGGCTCTCTGGCCGAGCATTTCCGCGCCGACGTGAAACGTCTGATCGAGAGCGAGCCGTCGGTGGAAGAGGTGGACGATTTTCTCGCCAAGTTCGATACCGTGATGACCCATCCGCTGGTCATGCACTGA
- a CDS encoding ferritin — translation MLYPELFKSLESVRWHMDKDIPWDSFDASLLTEDQAKTIRMNAITEWSALPATEMFLRDNRHDSDFSAFMSIWFFEEQKHSLVLMEYLRRFRPDLVPTEEELHAVRFEFDPAPPLETLMLHFCGEIRLNHWYRRAAEWHTEPVIKHIYRTLSQDEARHGGAYLRYMKKYLTQFGDSARSAFAKIGVLMASARRTEKPLHPTNLHVNKSLFPHDTIQSRLPDPDWLERWLDEQIRFDEGWEKKVIERILHNMSLLMERTFESVQDLNRYRKELNARLQPAQA, via the coding sequence ATGCTCTACCCCGAACTGTTCAAATCGCTTGAATCGGTGCGTTGGCACATGGACAAGGACATCCCCTGGGATAGTTTCGACGCCAGCCTGTTGACCGAAGACCAGGCCAAGACCATCCGCATGAACGCCATCACGGAGTGGTCCGCCCTCCCGGCCACGGAGATGTTCCTGCGCGACAACCGGCACGATTCGGACTTTTCGGCATTCATGAGCATCTGGTTCTTCGAGGAACAGAAGCACTCGCTGGTACTGATGGAATACCTGCGCCGCTTCCGCCCCGACCTCGTGCCGACCGAGGAAGAGCTGCACGCGGTGCGCTTCGAGTTCGATCCGGCCCCGCCGCTGGAAACGCTGATGCTGCACTTCTGCGGCGAGATCCGCCTGAACCACTGGTACCGCCGTGCCGCCGAGTGGCACACCGAACCGGTCATCAAGCATATCTACCGCACGCTGTCGCAGGACGAAGCCCGCCACGGCGGCGCCTACCTGCGCTACATGAAGAAGTACCTGACGCAGTTCGGCGACAGCGCGCGCTCGGCCTTCGCCAAGATCGGCGTGCTGATGGCCTCGGCCCGCCGCACAGAAAAGCCGCTGCACCCGACCAACCTGCACGTCAACAAGTCCCTGTTCCCGCACGACACCATCCAGTCGCGCCTGCCGGACCCGGACTGGCTCGAACGCTGGCTCGACGAGCAGATCCGCTTCGACGAAGGCTGGGAGAAGAAGGTGATCGAGCGCATCCTGCACAATATGTCGCTGCTGATGGAGCGCACCTTCGAAAGCGTGCAGGACCTGAACCGCTACCGCAAGGAACTGAACGCGCGCCTGCAGCCCGCGCAGGCCTGA
- a CDS encoding enoyl-CoA hydratase/isomerase family protein, whose product MTASAPSSADSQLSPRYDRYQALTLRRHGPILEIVMGAAQSANRKLATADANMHRELAEIWRDVSADPDIRVALIRGEGKGFSAGGDLSLVEDMANDFDTRTRVWHEARDLVYNVINCDKPVVSAMHGPAVGAGLVAGLLADISIAARDARIVDGHTRLGVAAGDHAAIVWPLLCGMAKAKYYLMLCESVSGEEAERIGLVSLAVDESELVERAFEVARRLAAGSQSAIRWTKYALNNWLRMAGPAFDTSLALEFMGFAGPDVHEGMASLREKRPPGFR is encoded by the coding sequence ATGACCGCTTCCGCCCCGTCTTCCGCCGACAGCCAGCTGTCGCCCCGCTATGACCGCTACCAGGCGCTGACCCTGCGCCGCCACGGCCCCATCCTCGAGATCGTGATGGGCGCGGCGCAATCGGCCAACCGCAAGCTCGCCACCGCCGACGCCAATATGCACCGCGAGCTGGCCGAGATCTGGCGCGACGTGTCGGCCGACCCGGACATCCGCGTCGCGCTGATCCGCGGCGAGGGCAAAGGCTTCTCGGCGGGCGGCGACCTGTCGCTGGTCGAGGACATGGCCAACGACTTCGATACCCGCACCCGCGTCTGGCACGAGGCGCGCGACCTGGTCTACAACGTCATCAACTGCGACAAGCCGGTGGTCTCGGCCATGCACGGCCCCGCCGTCGGCGCCGGCCTGGTGGCCGGCCTGCTGGCCGACATCTCGATCGCGGCCAGGGACGCGCGCATCGTCGACGGGCACACCCGCCTGGGCGTGGCCGCGGGCGACCATGCGGCCATCGTGTGGCCCCTGCTGTGCGGAATGGCCAAGGCCAAGTACTATCTGATGCTGTGCGAGTCGGTCAGCGGCGAGGAAGCCGAGCGGATCGGCCTGGTATCGCTGGCGGTGGACGAGTCGGAGCTGGTCGAGCGCGCCTTCGAGGTGGCGCGGCGGCTCGCGGCGGGATCGCAGAGCGCGATCCGCTGGACCAAGTACGCGCTCAACAACTGGCTGCGCATGGCCGGCCCCGCCTTCGATACCTCGCTGGCCCTGGAATTCATGGGCTTTGCCGGCCCGGATGTGCACGAAGGCATGGCGAGCCTGCGCGAAAAGCGGCCGCCCGGCTTCAGGTAA
- a CDS encoding patatin-like phospholipase family protein yields the protein MASPRRNGAPRLTALVMMGGGARAAYQAGVLRGLARIARRHGLDHVRIPFEIICGTSAGAINGAGLAIHAHDFQAAAERLAALWHGIHADDVYRTDVLRVGVSGARWLSALALGWAVQRAPRALFDNAPLGAMLGELFDTERVQASLDAGSLQAFAVTALSYTTGRHVTFYQSHHRIHPWRRSQRMAVEARIGVDHLLASSSIPFLFPAMPLELEGHHEWFGDGTMRQMSPLSPAIHLGASRVLAIGAASRQRPGWFDTVPAGGYPSLAQVGGQALASIFLDGLSADLERLQHINSLLARMPELASDSEGWRPVEVMTVSPSEPIEAIAAEHVERLPRTVRALLTPLGGTEARGAAFASYLLFEPEFTQALLALGERDAAAQEDELAAFLYGVIPTPHRPQAELDREPPAPALA from the coding sequence ATGGCCAGCCCCCGCCGCAACGGTGCGCCGCGCCTCACGGCCCTGGTGATGATGGGCGGCGGCGCGCGCGCCGCCTACCAGGCCGGCGTGCTGCGGGGACTGGCGCGCATCGCCCGGCGCCACGGGCTCGACCATGTGCGCATTCCTTTCGAGATCATCTGCGGCACCTCGGCAGGCGCCATCAACGGTGCCGGGCTCGCCATCCATGCCCACGACTTCCAGGCGGCCGCCGAACGGCTGGCCGCCCTGTGGCATGGCATCCATGCCGATGACGTCTACCGCACCGACGTGCTGCGCGTGGGCGTGTCGGGCGCCCGCTGGCTGTCCGCGCTGGCGCTGGGCTGGGCCGTGCAGCGCGCCCCGCGCGCCCTGTTCGACAACGCGCCACTGGGCGCCATGCTGGGCGAGCTGTTCGACACCGAGCGGGTCCAGGCCAGCCTCGACGCCGGGTCGCTGCAGGCCTTCGCCGTGACCGCGCTGTCCTATACCACCGGCCGCCACGTCACCTTCTACCAGTCGCACCACCGCATCCATCCCTGGCGGCGCAGCCAGCGCATGGCGGTCGAGGCGCGCATCGGCGTCGACCACCTGCTGGCCTCGTCCTCCATCCCCTTCCTGTTCCCGGCCATGCCGCTGGAGCTGGAAGGGCACCACGAGTGGTTCGGCGACGGCACCATGCGGCAGATGTCGCCGCTGTCGCCGGCCATCCACCTGGGCGCCTCGCGCGTCCTCGCCATCGGCGCGGCTTCGCGGCAGCGGCCGGGCTGGTTCGACACCGTGCCGGCCGGCGGCTATCCCTCGCTCGCGCAGGTCGGCGGACAGGCGCTGGCGAGCATCTTCCTCGACGGCCTGTCGGCCGACCTGGAGCGGCTCCAGCACATCAACAGCCTGCTGGCGCGCATGCCGGAGCTGGCCAGCGACAGCGAGGGCTGGCGCCCCGTGGAAGTGATGACCGTCTCGCCGAGCGAACCGATCGAGGCCATCGCCGCCGAGCATGTGGAGCGGTTGCCGCGCACGGTGCGTGCGCTGCTGACACCGCTCGGCGGCACCGAGGCGCGTGGCGCCGCCTTCGCCAGCTACCTGCTGTTCGAGCCCGAGTTCACTCAGGCGCTGCTGGCCCTGGGCGAGCGTGATGCGGCGGCGCAAGAGGACGAGCTGGCCGCCTTCCTGTATGGCGTGATCCCGACGCCGCACCGGCCGCAGGCCGAGCTGGACCGGGAGCCGCCGGCGCCCGCGCTCGCCTGA